A window of Oncorhynchus nerka isolate Pitt River linkage group LG4, Oner_Uvic_2.0, whole genome shotgun sequence contains these coding sequences:
- the LOC115128855 gene encoding dnaJ homolog subfamily B member 5-like, whose protein sequence is MVLIWTQFGVKTKNVKCKVRVMNRNDSSGSSSGENQKDQEVPVMSIKPMGKDFYKVLGVETDSNEDEIKKGYRKMALKFHPDKNSAADAADKFKEIAEAYEILTDPKKRVIYDQFGEEGLKNGGGVSMAGKENNTHQYSYHGDAHATFSSFFQGSDHFDIFFGPDGEEELFNPFSRFTFSHVGGYHSNYGPTGEKLRRGRRRLQGMAVVHDLLVTLEEVFHGCTKHMKITRRRLNPDGRSLHTEDKVLNVVVKKGWKEGTKITFPREGDETPNNIPADVAFVLKDKKHPHYKRDGSHIVYTAKITLKEALCGCTVNVPTLDNRTMPLPCNDVIKPGGIRRLRGEGLPHAKTPSTRGDLVVEFQVAFPDRIPPQSKEIIKHSLAGC, encoded by the exons ATGGTTCTGATCTGGACACAGTTTGGAGTGAAAACCAAAAATGTCAAGTGCAAGGTCCGCGTTATGAACAGGAATGACAGCTCGGGCTCTTCATCAGGG GAGAACCAAAAGGACCAAGAGGTGCCTGTTATGTCCATCAAGCCTATGGGGAAGGATTTCTACAAGGTCCTGGGCGTCGAGACAGACTCCAACGAAGATGAGATCAAGAAGGGATACAGGAAGATGGCCCTAAAGTTTCACCCAGACAAGAATAGCGCCGCTGACGCCGCAGACAAGTTCAAGGAGATCGCAGAAGCTTACGAGATTCTGACCGACCCCAAGAAGAGAGTCATCTATGATCAGTTTGGAGAAGAAG GTCTTAAGAACGGAGGCGGAGTGTCCATGGCAGGCAAGGAGAACAACACCCATCAGTACAGTTACCACGGTGACGCCCATGCCACATTCTCCTCTTTCTTCCAAGGCTCCGACCACTTCGACATCTTCTTCGGGCCCGACGGCGAGGAGGAGCTCTTCAACCCCTTCAGCCGCTTCACCTTCAGCCACGTCGGTGGTTACCACAGTAACTATGGCCCCACTGGCGAGAAGCTTCGGCGCGGACGTCGGCGTCTGCAAGGCATGGCGGTGGTGCACGACCTCCTGGTGACCCTGGAAGAGGTGTTCCATGGCTGCACCAAGCACATGAAGATCACTCGGCGCCGTCTCAACCCGGACGGCCGCAGCCTGCACACCGAGGACAAGGTCCTGAACGTGGTGGTAAAGAAGGGGTGGAAGGAAGGTACCAAGATCACCTTCCCCAGAGAGGGCGACGAGACGCCCAACAACATACCCGCCGACGTGGCCTTCGTTCTCAAGGACAAGAAACACCCCCACTACAAGAGGGATGGGTCCCACATTGTGTATACAGCCAAGATCACCCTCAAAGAA GCTCTATGTGGATGCACAGTCAACGTCCCCACCCTGGACAACAGGACGATGCCGCTGCCATGCAATGATGTCATCAAGCCCGGCGGCATCCGGCGGCTGAGGGGCGAGGGCCTGCCCCACGCCAAGACCCCCTCCACACGTGGCGACCTGGTGGTGGAATTCCAGGTGGCCTTCCCTGACAGGATCCCTCCCCAGTCCAAAGAGATCATCAAACACAGCCTCGCTGGGTGCTAA
- the hwa gene encoding protein huluwa — protein MSQIGPSTPPSNRSDGLPITSLTLLIILLLPCVVLLLLLNCLFLGYKLHICSKKNKKRQREDYESMLQSTLSMRQRMSRISETPLLPNQDGKGAYISVAETIRAQPSNSSRTSSKERAAVDQRIRLIRPDGATGGGLESPRTQSTILATSRVDQTRRSRMYSRNKINWRRSAPVLPQSSDSEVERPNLVPPNSPALNNPHSTVTSDQRPMRRCSTMELLNNIEHQFDMVDFECDYTSNIPPETSCFVVSDNYSTMGPGLDSDFGASAGVSLRILSADSDGLNNGVWDSGMEWDYYDPCYVREKNIPKQKHHMPALHTKHYWV, from the exons ATGTCGCAAATAGGCCCATCAACACCACCCTCAAATCGGAGTGATGGTTTGCCAATTACCAGTTTAACGCTACTTATTATTCTACTCTTACCGTGTGTGGTTcttctgttgttgttgaactgttTGTTTCTGGGTTACAAGTTACACATTTGTTCAAAGAAGAACAAAAAAAGACAACGAGAGGACTACgagagtatgttacagtctactctgTCGATGCGCCAGAGAATGAGCAGAATATCCGAGACGCCATTGTTGCCAAATCAAGATGGGAAAGGGGCTTACATCTCGGTTGCAGAGACAATTCGGGCACAGCCCTCGAACTCTTCAAGAACTTCGTCAAAGGAGAGGGCAGCAGTAGACCAGAGAATCCGATTAATCCGGCCGGACGGGGCCACAGGCGGTGGTTTGGAGTCTCCGAGGACGCAGAGCACCATATTGGCCACCTCCAGGGTCGACCAGACGCGTAGGTCACGAATGTACAGCAGGAACAAAATTAACTGGCGCAGAAGCGCCCCTGTCCTACCGCAGTCAAGTGATTCAGAGGTAGAACGGCCTAACCTTGTACCACCCAACTCGCCTGCGCTAAATAATCCACACTCAACG GTAACATCTGACCAGAGGCCCATGCGTCGGTGCAGCACCATGGAGCTATTGAACAACATAGAACACCAGTTTGATATGGTTGACTTCGAATGTGACTATACCAGTAACATACCTCCAGAGACGTCATGCTTTGTTGTATCTGACAACTATTCCACCATGGGCCCTGGATTGGACAGCGACTTTGGAGCAAGCGCCG GTGTCTCGCTCCGGATTTTATCCGCAGACAGCGACGGTCTCAACAACGGTGTGTGGGACTCCGGAATGGAATGGGACTATTACGACCCGTGCTATGTGAGGGAGAAAAACATACCCAAACAGAAACATCACATGCCTGCATTGCATACCAAGCATTATTGGGTATGA